One Falco naumanni isolate bFalNau1 unplaced genomic scaffold, bFalNau1.pat scaffold_261_arrow_pat_ctg1, whole genome shotgun sequence genomic window, GATCTGTTTTGGGGAGACCCTACAATAAATAAGCCCCAGGATCTGTTTTGGGGAGATCCTACAATAAATAAGCCCCAGGATCTGTTTTGGAGAGACCCTACAATAAATAAGCCCCAGGATCTGTTTTGGGGAGACCCTACAATAAATAAGCCCCAGGATCTGTTTTGGGGAGGCCCTACAATAAATAAGCCCCAGGATCTGTTTTGGGGAGGCCCTACAATAAATAAGCCCCAGGATCTGTTTTGGAGAGACCCTACAATAAATAAGCCCCAGGATCTGTTTTGGAGAGACCCTACAATAAATAAGCCCCAGGATCTGTTTTGGGGAGACCCTACAATAAATAAGCCCCAGGATCTGTTTTGGGGAGACCCTGCAATAAATAAGCCCCAGGATCTGTTTTGGGGAGGCCCTGCAATAAATAAGCCCCAGGATCTGTTTTGGGGAGGCCCTACAATAAATAAGCCCCAGGATCTGTTTTGGAGAGACCCTACAATAAATAAGCCCCAGGATCTGTTTTGGGGAGACCCTACAATAACAAACCAGATGGATGATCCACACGGAGACCCTGCATAACACACCAGCCTGGTGATCTCCACGGGGACCCTGCAATAAACAAGCATCAAGATTTGCTTCGGGGAGACCCTACAATAATAACCCAGCAGGATGATGTCCACAGAGACCCCACAATAA contains:
- the LOC121082078 gene encoding uncharacterized protein LOC121082078 codes for the protein GLPKANLDACLLQGPRGDHQAGVLCRVSVWIIHLVCYCRVSPKQILGLIYCRVSPKQILGLIYCRVSVWIIHLVCYCRVSPKQILGLIYCRVSPKQILGLIYCRASPKQILGLIYCRASPKQILGLIYCRVSPKQILGLIYCRVSPKQILGLIYCRVSPKQILGLIYCRVSPKQILGLIYCRASPKQILGLIYCRASPKQILGLIYCRVSPKQILGLIYCRVSPKQILGLIYCRISPKQILGLIYCRVSPKQILALIYCRASPKQILGLIYCRASPKQILGLIYCGVSVDTVLLGYYCRVSPKQILMLVYCRVPVEITRVSLWITQL